One region of Microbacterium sufflavum genomic DNA includes:
- a CDS encoding GNAT family N-acetyltransferase — MQFEPGDRRRVLPRHLRPAPAPEVFAYAIRPARPADLPHVREIYNHFVSNSAVTLDERRSTIPSWREKYALLDRLGLPFLVAVSPSGAVLGYAVAQPWAGKNAYRYTVEDSIYLGPGAGGKGLGSALLQALIEACEQRGIREMVAVISDRGAEASIRLHEKLGFVEAGRMGRVGHKFGRDLGTVYLRRALRPSRPRRGALFGRSR, encoded by the coding sequence ATGCAGTTCGAGCCGGGGGACCGTCGCCGGGTGCTGCCGCGCCATCTGCGACCGGCACCGGCTCCCGAGGTCTTCGCGTACGCCATCCGGCCCGCGCGTCCCGCCGACCTCCCTCACGTGCGCGAGATCTACAACCACTTCGTGAGCAACTCGGCGGTCACGCTCGACGAGCGCCGCAGCACGATCCCGTCCTGGCGGGAGAAGTATGCGCTGCTCGACCGTCTCGGGCTCCCGTTCCTGGTGGCGGTGTCGCCATCGGGGGCCGTGCTGGGCTACGCGGTGGCGCAGCCGTGGGCGGGCAAGAACGCGTACCGCTACACGGTCGAGGACTCGATCTACCTCGGCCCGGGGGCGGGCGGGAAGGGGCTGGGGTCGGCGCTCCTGCAGGCGCTCATCGAGGCGTGCGAGCAGCGCGGCATCCGCGAGATGGTCGCGGTGATCAGCGACCGCGGGGCCGAGGCGTCGATCCGGTTGCACGAGAAGCTCGGCTTCGTCGAGGCGGGGCGGATGGGACGTGTCGGACACAAGTTCGGCCGCGACCTCGGCACCGTGTATCTGCGCCGGGCGCTGCGCCCGTCCCGTCCGCGTCGCGGCGCGCTGTTCGGCCGCTCCCGCTGA